In Candidatus Eremiobacterota bacterium, a single window of DNA contains:
- a CDS encoding DUF5615 family PIN-like protein, which translates to MSHSILARREAGHAVISILEEAPASKDREVLNKAHREGLIVLTFDKDYGELIYKEKASAPGGLVFFRFAPAFPEEPARILLKAMKERTLPLSQKFTVIERDGIRQRALSVVK; encoded by the coding sequence GTGTCTCACTCTATATTAGCACGAAGGGAAGCAGGTCATGCCGTGATAAGTATTTTGGAAGAAGCACCGGCATCAAAAGACAGAGAGGTGTTGAATAAGGCACATAGAGAAGGGCTCATAGTACTTACTTTTGATAAGGACTATGGTGAGCTTATTTACAAAGAGAAAGCTTCAGCACCAGGAGGTCTTGTATTTTTCCGCTTTGCTCCGGCCTTTCCTGAGGAGCCAGCGAGAATACTCCTAAAGGCGATGAAAGAACGCACGCTTCCCCTTTCACAAAAGTTTACTGTAATTGAAAGAGATGGAATTCGCCAGAGAGCTTTGAGCGTCGTAAAGTAG